A window of Phyllopteryx taeniolatus isolate TA_2022b chromosome 19, UOR_Ptae_1.2, whole genome shotgun sequence contains these coding sequences:
- the patl2 gene encoding protein PAT1 homolog 2 isoform X1, translating to MSDSEPTEVAEEVEESQQLQWPENGDEWSEGEADTSMDCGLLQAMAEEDEEINVHNEETFGMDVDSQMTPNGPGGDLLEFGKPPPRPPTPPPDRKHPSPQNSPSPPRRAAQYVQRSRGRGQRRGMGRGQIFEDPAVMRIVEGRPSLKSLDSAIVDCGKVLFHRTFEDWVEPSYRKTRRVSGSILQDSAIVCVIEGHRGRGHQLTSNFLDPAVSFRGRRGGEPRGPYSRRQFVPRGPSQVPMMPGPPFCRQPLTQRQHYNQTGCFGYPTNRPCPSTPQPLTPKLMQLRFGPNSPRPSPFYSPSSNPVQQFRYPGPVTQLHPQHKRLLNQKQCLFHRKLDDWDPYCNLMTAKEKEWIIRLQMIQLQSENPYLEDYYYQEYYRRVEAKMAEEELGIRSKREPLKLTTPYITKTDAYTPVVHIEGSLGQVAVSTCYSPRRAIGAVHAVQAQGPLEEQKDTRRQRLELLSEIEKLFMVLLEVEETDRTKTTVLSEPEERRLTEKTQRKVEHIYSKMQNHDVLDSGGEFLPFLVVSKGKKLLARLLPFLKHDSAIKILRIVTANLPTLMSRDTDENLPVLYPPLRNVIGGLTFSQLIVILRVLTSSETLSTNECLSLACQNKFGLSLLYALLSHGEKLLSSGVPLEPSIGDFETWTDTIFQVAGQLSQCSLVEPLLLPSNLLTLFCRYLDKRTVHQLKSNMESATGGLALPS from the exons atGAGTGATTCAGAGCCTACGGAA GTGGCTGAAGAAGTCGAGGAGTCCCAGCAGCTTCAGTGGCCTGAAAATGGAGACGAGTGGAGTGAAGGGGAGGCTGACACCAGCATGGACTGTGGGCTCCTGCAGGCCATggcggaggaggacgaggagatCAACGTCCACAATGAGGAGACTTTCGGCATGG ATGTCGATTCACAAATGACCCCAAACGGGCCCGGCGGCGACCTCCTCGAATTTGGAAAGCCGCCGCCTCGGCCCCCGACGCCGCCGCCAGACCGCAAACATCCATCGCCTCAGAACTCTCCTTCTCCTCCCAGGCGAGCTGCCCAGTACGTGCAGCGAAGCAGAGGGAGAGGGCAGAGGAGGGGGATGGGCAGGGGTCAGATCTTCGAAGACCCCGCCGTGATGAGGATAGTGGAGGGCCGACCAAGCCTAAAG AGTCTGGATAGCGCAATAGTGGACTGTGGGAAGGTCCTATTTCACCGTACCTTTGAGGAT TGGGTGGAACCATCATACCGAAAGACCAGAAGAGTCTCTGGATCAATACTTCAG GACAGCGCTATAGTGTGTGTGATTGAAGGCCACAGAGGCCGAGGCCATCAGCTGACCTCCAACTTCCTGGATCCTGCCGTCTCCTTCCGGGGCAGGAGAGGGGGGGAACCGAGGGGGCCCTACTCAAGGCGGCAGTTTGTCCCGAGAGGCCCCTCGCAG GTGCCTATGATGCCAGGTCCTCCTTTCTGTCGTCAGCCGCTAACCCAGAGGCAGCACTACAATCAG ACGGGGTGCTTCGGGTATCCCACAAACCGGCCGTGCCCATCCACCCCCCAACCGCTCACCCCAAAACTGATGCAGCTTCGATTTGGCCCCAACTCGCCGAGGCCGTCCCCCTTTTACAGCCCCTCATCTAATCCGGTACAACAATTCAG ATACCCGGGTCCAGTCACTCAGCTCCACCCGCAGCATAAGCGCTTACTTAACCAAAAACAGTGTCTATTCCACAG GAAACTGGATGATTGGGATCCTTACTGTAATCTGATGACAGCCAAGGAGAAGGAATGGATCATCCGGCTCCAGATGATCCAGCTACAAAGCGAGAATCCGTACCTTGAGGATTACTACTATCAG GAGTACTACAGGCGAGTGGAAGCAAAGATGGCAGAGGAGGAGCTGGGCATCAGGAGCAAGAGGGAGCCCCTCAAGCTCACAACGCCTTACATCACAAAAACGGACGCATACACACCAG TGGTGCACATTGAAGGCTCCCTGGGTCAAGTGGCGGTGTCCACTTGTTACTCTCCTCGGCGCGCCATCGGTGCCGTTCACGCGGTCCAAGCTCAGGGTCCACTCGAG GAGCAAAAAGACACAAGACGGCAGCGATTAGAGCTTCTGAGCGAGATTGAAAAG CTGTTTAtggttctgttggaggtggaaGAGACGGATAGGACGAAAACCACCGTCTTGTCCGAGCCTGAGGAGAGGAGGTTGACTGAGAAGACCCAGAGGAAAGTGGAGCACATTTACTCCAAGATGCAGAACCATGACGTCCT AGATTCAGGAGGAGAGTTTCTTCCTTTCCTGGTGGTCTCGAAGGGCAAAAAGCTTCTTGCCCGCCTCTTGCCATTCTTGAAGCATGATTCCGCCATCAAGATCCTGAGGATTGTCACGGCCAACCTTCCAACGCTGATGAGCAGAGACACAGACGAG AACCTTCCCGTGCTCTACCCTCCTCTTCGAAATGTGATTGGAGGCCTGACCTTCAGTCAGCTGATCGTGATCCTCAGAGTTCTGACCTCATCAGAGACTCTGTCGACGAATGAGTGTCTCTCACTGGCATGCCAGAACAag TTTGGGCTCTCGTTGCTTTATGCTCTGCTGTCCCACGGAGAAAAGTTGTTGTCGTCTGGTGTTCCTCTGGAGCCCAGCATCGGTGACTTTGAGACATG gaCGGACACAATATTTCAGGTAGCTGGGCAGCTTTCCCAGTGTTCGCTGGTGGAGCCGCTCCTCCTGCCCTCTAACCTGCTGACGCTCTTTTGCCGCTACCTGGACAAGCGCACCGTGCATCAGCTGAAAAGCAACATGGA GTCTGCGACAGGAGGCCTGGCGCTTCCGTCCTGA
- the patl2 gene encoding protein PAT1 homolog 2 isoform X3 — translation MSDSEPTEVAEEVEESQQLQWPENGDEWSEGEADTSMDCGLLQAMAEEDEEINVHNEETFGMDVDSQMTPNGPGGDLLEFGKPPPRPPTPPPDRKHPSPQNSPSPPRRAAQYVQRSRGRGQRRGMGRGQIFEDPAVMRIVEGRPSLKSLDSAIVDCGKVLFHRTFEDVPMMPGPPFCRQPLTQRQHYNQTGCFGYPTNRPCPSTPQPLTPKLMQLRFGPNSPRPSPFYSPSSNPVQQFRYPGPVTQLHPQHKRLLNQKQCLFHRKLDDWDPYCNLMTAKEKEWIIRLQMIQLQSENPYLEDYYYQEYYRRVEAKMAEEELGIRSKREPLKLTTPYITKTDAYTPVVHIEGSLGQVAVSTCYSPRRAIGAVHAVQAQGPLEEQKDTRRQRLELLSEIEKLFMVLLEVEETDRTKTTVLSEPEERRLTEKTQRKVEHIYSKMQNHDVLDSGGEFLPFLVVSKGKKLLARLLPFLKHDSAIKILRIVTANLPTLMSRDTDENLPVLYPPLRNVIGGLTFSQLIVILRVLTSSETLSTNECLSLACQNKFGLSLLYALLSHGEKLLSSGVPLEPSIGDFETWTDTIFQVAGQLSQCSLVEPLLLPSNLLTLFCRYLDKRTVHQLKSNMESATGGLALPS, via the exons atGAGTGATTCAGAGCCTACGGAA GTGGCTGAAGAAGTCGAGGAGTCCCAGCAGCTTCAGTGGCCTGAAAATGGAGACGAGTGGAGTGAAGGGGAGGCTGACACCAGCATGGACTGTGGGCTCCTGCAGGCCATggcggaggaggacgaggagatCAACGTCCACAATGAGGAGACTTTCGGCATGG ATGTCGATTCACAAATGACCCCAAACGGGCCCGGCGGCGACCTCCTCGAATTTGGAAAGCCGCCGCCTCGGCCCCCGACGCCGCCGCCAGACCGCAAACATCCATCGCCTCAGAACTCTCCTTCTCCTCCCAGGCGAGCTGCCCAGTACGTGCAGCGAAGCAGAGGGAGAGGGCAGAGGAGGGGGATGGGCAGGGGTCAGATCTTCGAAGACCCCGCCGTGATGAGGATAGTGGAGGGCCGACCAAGCCTAAAG AGTCTGGATAGCGCAATAGTGGACTGTGGGAAGGTCCTATTTCACCGTACCTTTGAGGAT GTGCCTATGATGCCAGGTCCTCCTTTCTGTCGTCAGCCGCTAACCCAGAGGCAGCACTACAATCAG ACGGGGTGCTTCGGGTATCCCACAAACCGGCCGTGCCCATCCACCCCCCAACCGCTCACCCCAAAACTGATGCAGCTTCGATTTGGCCCCAACTCGCCGAGGCCGTCCCCCTTTTACAGCCCCTCATCTAATCCGGTACAACAATTCAG ATACCCGGGTCCAGTCACTCAGCTCCACCCGCAGCATAAGCGCTTACTTAACCAAAAACAGTGTCTATTCCACAG GAAACTGGATGATTGGGATCCTTACTGTAATCTGATGACAGCCAAGGAGAAGGAATGGATCATCCGGCTCCAGATGATCCAGCTACAAAGCGAGAATCCGTACCTTGAGGATTACTACTATCAG GAGTACTACAGGCGAGTGGAAGCAAAGATGGCAGAGGAGGAGCTGGGCATCAGGAGCAAGAGGGAGCCCCTCAAGCTCACAACGCCTTACATCACAAAAACGGACGCATACACACCAG TGGTGCACATTGAAGGCTCCCTGGGTCAAGTGGCGGTGTCCACTTGTTACTCTCCTCGGCGCGCCATCGGTGCCGTTCACGCGGTCCAAGCTCAGGGTCCACTCGAG GAGCAAAAAGACACAAGACGGCAGCGATTAGAGCTTCTGAGCGAGATTGAAAAG CTGTTTAtggttctgttggaggtggaaGAGACGGATAGGACGAAAACCACCGTCTTGTCCGAGCCTGAGGAGAGGAGGTTGACTGAGAAGACCCAGAGGAAAGTGGAGCACATTTACTCCAAGATGCAGAACCATGACGTCCT AGATTCAGGAGGAGAGTTTCTTCCTTTCCTGGTGGTCTCGAAGGGCAAAAAGCTTCTTGCCCGCCTCTTGCCATTCTTGAAGCATGATTCCGCCATCAAGATCCTGAGGATTGTCACGGCCAACCTTCCAACGCTGATGAGCAGAGACACAGACGAG AACCTTCCCGTGCTCTACCCTCCTCTTCGAAATGTGATTGGAGGCCTGACCTTCAGTCAGCTGATCGTGATCCTCAGAGTTCTGACCTCATCAGAGACTCTGTCGACGAATGAGTGTCTCTCACTGGCATGCCAGAACAag TTTGGGCTCTCGTTGCTTTATGCTCTGCTGTCCCACGGAGAAAAGTTGTTGTCGTCTGGTGTTCCTCTGGAGCCCAGCATCGGTGACTTTGAGACATG gaCGGACACAATATTTCAGGTAGCTGGGCAGCTTTCCCAGTGTTCGCTGGTGGAGCCGCTCCTCCTGCCCTCTAACCTGCTGACGCTCTTTTGCCGCTACCTGGACAAGCGCACCGTGCATCAGCTGAAAAGCAACATGGA GTCTGCGACAGGAGGCCTGGCGCTTCCGTCCTGA
- the patl2 gene encoding protein PAT1 homolog 2 isoform X2 gives MSDSEPTEVAEEVEESQQLQWPENGDEWSEGEADTSMDCGLLQAMAEEDEEINVHNEETFGMDVDSQMTPNGPGGDLLEFGKPPPRPPTPPPDRKHPSPQNSPSPPRRAAQYVQRSRGRGQRRGMGRGQIFEDPAVMRIVEGRPSLKSLDSAIVDCGKVLFHRTFEDDSAIVCVIEGHRGRGHQLTSNFLDPAVSFRGRRGGEPRGPYSRRQFVPRGPSQVPMMPGPPFCRQPLTQRQHYNQTGCFGYPTNRPCPSTPQPLTPKLMQLRFGPNSPRPSPFYSPSSNPVQQFRYPGPVTQLHPQHKRLLNQKQCLFHRKLDDWDPYCNLMTAKEKEWIIRLQMIQLQSENPYLEDYYYQEYYRRVEAKMAEEELGIRSKREPLKLTTPYITKTDAYTPVVHIEGSLGQVAVSTCYSPRRAIGAVHAVQAQGPLEEQKDTRRQRLELLSEIEKLFMVLLEVEETDRTKTTVLSEPEERRLTEKTQRKVEHIYSKMQNHDVLDSGGEFLPFLVVSKGKKLLARLLPFLKHDSAIKILRIVTANLPTLMSRDTDENLPVLYPPLRNVIGGLTFSQLIVILRVLTSSETLSTNECLSLACQNKFGLSLLYALLSHGEKLLSSGVPLEPSIGDFETWTDTIFQVAGQLSQCSLVEPLLLPSNLLTLFCRYLDKRTVHQLKSNMESATGGLALPS, from the exons atGAGTGATTCAGAGCCTACGGAA GTGGCTGAAGAAGTCGAGGAGTCCCAGCAGCTTCAGTGGCCTGAAAATGGAGACGAGTGGAGTGAAGGGGAGGCTGACACCAGCATGGACTGTGGGCTCCTGCAGGCCATggcggaggaggacgaggagatCAACGTCCACAATGAGGAGACTTTCGGCATGG ATGTCGATTCACAAATGACCCCAAACGGGCCCGGCGGCGACCTCCTCGAATTTGGAAAGCCGCCGCCTCGGCCCCCGACGCCGCCGCCAGACCGCAAACATCCATCGCCTCAGAACTCTCCTTCTCCTCCCAGGCGAGCTGCCCAGTACGTGCAGCGAAGCAGAGGGAGAGGGCAGAGGAGGGGGATGGGCAGGGGTCAGATCTTCGAAGACCCCGCCGTGATGAGGATAGTGGAGGGCCGACCAAGCCTAAAG AGTCTGGATAGCGCAATAGTGGACTGTGGGAAGGTCCTATTTCACCGTACCTTTGAGGAT GACAGCGCTATAGTGTGTGTGATTGAAGGCCACAGAGGCCGAGGCCATCAGCTGACCTCCAACTTCCTGGATCCTGCCGTCTCCTTCCGGGGCAGGAGAGGGGGGGAACCGAGGGGGCCCTACTCAAGGCGGCAGTTTGTCCCGAGAGGCCCCTCGCAG GTGCCTATGATGCCAGGTCCTCCTTTCTGTCGTCAGCCGCTAACCCAGAGGCAGCACTACAATCAG ACGGGGTGCTTCGGGTATCCCACAAACCGGCCGTGCCCATCCACCCCCCAACCGCTCACCCCAAAACTGATGCAGCTTCGATTTGGCCCCAACTCGCCGAGGCCGTCCCCCTTTTACAGCCCCTCATCTAATCCGGTACAACAATTCAG ATACCCGGGTCCAGTCACTCAGCTCCACCCGCAGCATAAGCGCTTACTTAACCAAAAACAGTGTCTATTCCACAG GAAACTGGATGATTGGGATCCTTACTGTAATCTGATGACAGCCAAGGAGAAGGAATGGATCATCCGGCTCCAGATGATCCAGCTACAAAGCGAGAATCCGTACCTTGAGGATTACTACTATCAG GAGTACTACAGGCGAGTGGAAGCAAAGATGGCAGAGGAGGAGCTGGGCATCAGGAGCAAGAGGGAGCCCCTCAAGCTCACAACGCCTTACATCACAAAAACGGACGCATACACACCAG TGGTGCACATTGAAGGCTCCCTGGGTCAAGTGGCGGTGTCCACTTGTTACTCTCCTCGGCGCGCCATCGGTGCCGTTCACGCGGTCCAAGCTCAGGGTCCACTCGAG GAGCAAAAAGACACAAGACGGCAGCGATTAGAGCTTCTGAGCGAGATTGAAAAG CTGTTTAtggttctgttggaggtggaaGAGACGGATAGGACGAAAACCACCGTCTTGTCCGAGCCTGAGGAGAGGAGGTTGACTGAGAAGACCCAGAGGAAAGTGGAGCACATTTACTCCAAGATGCAGAACCATGACGTCCT AGATTCAGGAGGAGAGTTTCTTCCTTTCCTGGTGGTCTCGAAGGGCAAAAAGCTTCTTGCCCGCCTCTTGCCATTCTTGAAGCATGATTCCGCCATCAAGATCCTGAGGATTGTCACGGCCAACCTTCCAACGCTGATGAGCAGAGACACAGACGAG AACCTTCCCGTGCTCTACCCTCCTCTTCGAAATGTGATTGGAGGCCTGACCTTCAGTCAGCTGATCGTGATCCTCAGAGTTCTGACCTCATCAGAGACTCTGTCGACGAATGAGTGTCTCTCACTGGCATGCCAGAACAag TTTGGGCTCTCGTTGCTTTATGCTCTGCTGTCCCACGGAGAAAAGTTGTTGTCGTCTGGTGTTCCTCTGGAGCCCAGCATCGGTGACTTTGAGACATG gaCGGACACAATATTTCAGGTAGCTGGGCAGCTTTCCCAGTGTTCGCTGGTGGAGCCGCTCCTCCTGCCCTCTAACCTGCTGACGCTCTTTTGCCGCTACCTGGACAAGCGCACCGTGCATCAGCTGAAAAGCAACATGGA GTCTGCGACAGGAGGCCTGGCGCTTCCGTCCTGA
- the LOC133469640 gene encoding spidroin-1-like — protein sequence MRGRLVFQCVLILWLAQSAHTGSYGAGVSGVPTSREAHFNGKRAHNGGGAGRRLIPLKGVGSPMGAQNGYGGYPNKGVGNGLAAGMANGAGKKGYSAANGAARAQGGWPQGYDGHAAPTNQHPMRGNGYSYHAGVFGAQGNKGNGYGGPPAGPQSGNKGYGGALGGKGAKPNGLAGAGRKPMKGYGQPYYGAGVGVSQIQGVPQLARNQGKAYGYNGYGTQPTGGSTGGYGMGLGPRYGSGGMKGPKPGYGGAAGVPNRQGAVPNGHGGTKCPVKPGYGIGAVPNGYGAKPNGYGAGGTKGYGPGTGNGAALGGFGNKLSGYGWLGAHSPPQTTKGVGPMLPGQGFGGFAGIPNQPAQAPNSRFVQRPYGNGPKIPGAPNGKGLKGGVLSPQQPGSAPWEGASPQRPIIEGDSLPAPEPTSGRLVLVTQDQYQKLPSPVPQGKLYMQPMPQATPVYAPVFPQGKQPKLGHKDSSGSAPMRPLDKSLKAPSYEVGPAGETPAALPQGKYQEVLHVISQSQVLTF from the exons ATGAGAGGACGCTTGGTGTTCCAGTGTGTGCTGATCCTGTGGCTGGCCCAGAGCGCGCATACTGGCA GTTATGGTGCTGGAGTGTCTGGAGTACCCACTAGCCGTGAAGCACACTTTAATG GAAAGAGAGCACACAATGGTGGAGGCGCTGGAAGAAGGCTGATTCCATTGAAAG GTGTCGGTTCACCAATGGGTGCGCAGAATGGCTACGGTGGCTACCCCAATAAAGGAGTAG GCAATGGATTAGCTGCTGGAATGGCCAATGGAGCAGGAAAGAAAG gctacAGTGCGGCAAATGGTGCAGCGCGAGCTCAGGGAGGGTGGCCACAAG GATATGACGGTCATGCTGCTCCCACCAACCAACATCCAATGAGAGGCAACG GCTACAGCTATCACGCTGGCGTATTTGGTGCACAAGGAAATAAAGGCAATG GTTATGGAGGTCCTCCTGCTGGACCCCAGAGTGGAAACAAAG GTTACGGTGGTGCTCTTGGTGGAAAGGGAGCCAAGCCAAATG GCCTGGCGGGTGCTGGACGTAAACCCATGAAAGGATACGGCCAGCCATATTATGGAGCAG GTGTGGGAGTGTCTCAAATTCAAGGGGTTCCCCAGCTTGCCAGGAACCAGGGCAAGG CCTACGGCTATAACGGTTATGGTACACAACCAACGGGTG GCTCCACTGGTGGTTATGGAATGGGTCTGGGACCACGTTATGGAAGTGGAGGAATGAAAGGACCCAAACCAG GATACGGCGGTGCAGCGGGTGTACCCAACAGACAAGGTGCTGTCCCCAATG GTCATGGTGGCACCAAGTGTCCTGTAAAACCGG GTTATGGAATTGGAGCTGTTCCCAATGGATATGGAGCCAAACCTAATG GTTATGGAGCTGGTGGCACGAAAGGATATG GTCCTGGAACTGGAAATGGTGCAGCACTTGGAGGATTTGGAAATAAACTTAGTG GATATGGATGGCTAGGTGCACACTCGCCCCCTCAGACCACTAAAGGCGTTGGGCCGATGTTACCTGGCCAAG GCTTTGGTGGTTTTGCTGGCATACCAAATCAACCAGCTCAAGCACCAAACTCTA GATTTGTCCAGAGGCCGTATGGTAACGGTCCGAAGATCCCAGGTGCGCCTAATGGCAAAGGTCTTAAAGGTGGTGTTCTTTCACCTCAGCAACCAGGCTCAGCTCCCTGGGAGGGCGCCTCACCTCAACGACCAATCATCGAAGGTGACTCTCTTCCGGCGCCTGAGCCCACCAGTGGCCGCCTTGTTCTGGTGACCCAAGACCAGTACCAGAAGCTGCCCTCACCTGTGCCGCAGGGGAAACTCTACATGCAGCCCATGCCGCAGGCTACACCGGTTTATGCACCGGTTTTCCCTCAGGGTAAACAGCCCAAGCTTGGTCATAAAGACTCTTCAGGGTCAGCACCCATGAGACCACTTGACAAAAGTCTGAAGGCCCCTTCCTATGAAGTTGGACCAGCAGGAGAGACTCCTGCAGCCCTTCCTCAAGGCAAGTATCAAGAGGTCTTACACGTCATAAGTCAGTCTCAAGTCTTGACCTTttaa